The following are encoded in a window of Castanea sativa cultivar Marrone di Chiusa Pesio chromosome 5, ASM4071231v1 genomic DNA:
- the LOC142634843 gene encoding uncharacterized protein LOC142634843 — protein sequence MRLTQNPGDIAAREFAEWILKIGDGELSNSEDETLIEIPHDLLIQPGAHPFNDIVKAAYPDFDTKFNNSKYLEERAILAPTNEVVEDINGYMIDLINADEETYLSADSLCKASSNILDQDVIYPIEFLNSLKFPGIPNHKLRLKVGLPIMLLRNLNQSNGLCNGTRLLVTQLSKWVLEAQIISGTHIGEKVFIPRIVLSPSDSKWPFVLKRRQFPVSICFAMTINKSQGQSLQRVGLYLDRPAFSHGQLYVAVSRVTSKDGLKILIVENDDTDRFHTKNIVYKEIFDNLPKVLDRNEVENCEADISECEMELTEQTTMI from the exons ATGAGGTTGACACAAAACCCAGGTGATATTGCAGCAAGGGAATTTGCTGAATGGATATTGAAAATTGGTGATGGTGAACTTAGTAATAGTGAAGATGAAACATTGATTGAAATACCGCATGATTTACTAATTCAGCCTGGTGCTCATCCTTTCAATGATATTGTAAAAGCTGCCTATCCTGACTTTGATACAAAATTCAACAACTCCAAGTATTTAGAGGAGAGAGCAATTTTAGCTCCAACAAATGAAGTAGTTGAAGACATAAATGGTTACATGATTGATCTTATTAATGCTGATGAAGAGACATATCTTAGTGCAGATTCATTATGTAAAGCTTCAAGCAACATTCTAGACCAAGATGTCATTTATCCAATAGAATTTCTCAATTCATTGAAGTTCCCTGGTATTCCAAATCATAAACTCAGATTGAAAGTAGGTCTGCCAATAATGTTACTTCGAAATTTAAACCAAAGTAATGGACTTTGTAATGGTACTAGACTTTTGGTCACTCAATTATCAAAATGGGTTTTAGAGGCTCAAATAATATCAGGAACTCATATTGGAGAAAAAGTGTTTATTCCAAGAATAGTCTTATCCCCTTCTGATTCCAAATGGCCTTTTGTACTAAAAAGAAGGCAGTTTCCAGTATCTATTTGCTTTGCTATGACAATTAATAAGAGCCAAGGTCAATCTCTGCAGCGTGTTGGACTTTATTTAGATAGACCAGCTTTCAGTCATGGACAGTTATATGTTGCCGTATCAAGAGTTACAAGTAAAGATGGCCTCAAGATACTCATTGTAGAAAATGATGATACTGATCGTTTtcatacaaaaaatattgtctACAAAGAAATATTCGATAATTTGCCTAAAG TTTTAGATCGCAATGAAGTAGAAAACTGTGAAGCAGATATCAGTGAATGTGAGATGGAGTTAACGGAGCAAACAACCATGATCTAA
- the LOC142634842 gene encoding uncharacterized protein LOC142634842, whose amino-acid sequence MTSMGGKVDSRINDGRHPYIFKLSGQNHHRIGTLLPNDGQDPQFAQLYFYDTENEVENRMNIFSNGEIDSDLDPSIVDALVQMFDETNTLVKIFRMSRDRFFDTDVHHLRLRLIGSRTTDGREYNVPTCSEIATIIIGDIGAENAHRDIIVELKEGGLQRINVLHPSYMALQYPLLFPYGEDGFRLGILYSNVDGIKSDTTDSVTMREYYAYRLQEREHEGHTLVNGGRLFQQFVVDAYTCIEEIRLMWVKENQDKLRIELYKGLKDAVMRGDTTPASSGKRFVLPSSFTGSLRYMIENYQDAMAICRRAGYPDLFITFTCNTKWPEIDLFLSRKPGQKVEDRPDVIARVFKIKLDQLLYDLKHVVYTVEYQKRGLPHAHILLFLHRDDKHPTAAEIDRIISAKILDLNEDSLVYEAVKQYMVHGPCGSINSKASCMIENKCTKHFPKKFCSQTTVDEDGFPIYRRRNNGRFVERNEVKLGNRFIVPYNIELLVKFQAHINVEWCNRSRSIKSTCYALGLLDDDKEWQLLSKDILHRQRTVLRYDNLHLDDFQLQNYALCEIEQILIKSGRSLHEFETIPYPNTLLLRQSNNRVLQEELDYDRNSLAAEHIKLLAGLNIDQRNIYDEVINSVSKNKGGFFFVYGHGGTRKTYLWKTIICQLRSEGKIVIVIASSGIAALLLPGGRTAYSRFQIPINVTDNSSSGIKQGSQIAELMSKASLIVWDEAPMAHRNCFEAVDRSLRDILCFSNSNSAETPFGGKTIVLGGDFRQILPMISKG is encoded by the exons ATGACATCTATGGGTGGCAAAGTAGATAGTAGAATTAACGATGGAAGACACCCTTACATTTTCAAACTTAGTGGCCAAAACCATcatagaattggaactcttCTTCCTAATGATGGCCAAGATCCACAATTTGCACAATTATATTTCTACGATACTgaaaatgaagttgaaaatAGAATGAATATCTTTAGTAATGGTGAAATTGATAGTGACCTTGATCCATCTATTGTTGATGCATTGGTCCAAATGTTTGATGAAACAAACACTTTAGTGAAGATATTTCGGATGTCTAGAGACCGTTTCTTTGATACTGATGTTCACCATTTAAGATTGCGCCTTATTGGCTCCCGAACTACAGATGGAAGAGAATATAACGTGCCTACATGTTCAGAAATTGCAACAATTATCATTGGTGATATTGGTGCTGAGAATGCACATCGTGATATTATTGTTGAGTTAAAAGAAGGAGGGTTACAACGTATTAATGTGCTGCATCCTTCATACATGGCATTACAGTATCCCCTTTTATTCCCATATGGTGAAGATGGTTTTAGGCTCGGCATTTTGTATAGTAATGTAGATGGAATCAAATCTGATACAACTGATTCTGTCACTATGAGAGAATATTATGCATATCGCTTGCAAGAACGTGAACATGAAGGACATACTTTGGTAAATGGTGGTAGATTGTTTCAACAATTTGTTGTAGATGCCTACACATGTATTGAAGAAATCCGGCTTATGTGGGTAAAAGAGAACCAAGACAAATTAAGGATAGAATTGTATAAAGGACTGAAAGATGCAGTTATGAGAGGAGATACCACCCCTGCATCTTCAGGCAAGAGATTTGTTCTACCTTCAAGTTTCACTGGAAGTCTAAGGTATATGATTGAAAACTATCAAGATGCAATGGCAATCTGTAGAAGGGCAGGTTATCCGGACCTATTTATTACCTTCACTTGCAACACAAAATGGCCAGAAATTGATCTTTTCCTATCTAGGAAACCTGGACAGAAAGTAGAAGATCGACCTGATGTGATTGCAAGAGTGTTCAAGATAAAGCTTGATCAACTCTTATATGATTTAAAGCATG TTGTCTACACTGTTGAATACCAAAAGAGAGGGTTACCTCATGCAcacattttactttttctacATCGTGATGACAAGCATCCTACAGCAGCAGAAATTGATAGaataatttcagcaaaaattcTAGATTTGAATGAAGATTCTTTGGTTTATGAAGCTGTCAAACAATATATGGTTCATGGTCCTTGCGGCTCTATTAATTCAAAGGCAAGTTGTATGATTGAAAACAAATGTACAAAGCACTTCCCTAAAAAATTTTGTTCGCAAACCACTGTTGATGAAGATGGTTTCCCAATATATAGAAGAAGGAATAATGGAAGATTTGTTGAAAGAAATGAAGTCAAACTTGGTAATCGATTCATAGTTCCATACAATATTGAGTTATTGGTGAAATTTCAAGCACACATAAATGTCGAGTGGTGTAATCGTTCAAGATCTATcaa ATCAACATGTTATGCACTTGGTTTGCttgatgatgataaagagtGGCAGTTGTTATCTAAGGATATTCTGCATCGTCAAAGAACAGTTCTACGGTATGACAACCTACATCTTGATGACTTCCAATTACAAAACTATGCACTATGTGAAATTGAACAGATTTTGATAAAGAGTGGCAGGTCTTTGCATGAATTTGAGACAATACCATATCCAAATACATTACTTCTCAGACAAAGTAACAATAGAGTATTACAAGAAGAATTGGATTATGATAGAAACTCTTTGGCAGCAGAACATATTAAACTTCTTGCTGGTCTTAATATTGATCAAAGAAATATCTATGATGAAGTAATTAATTCTGTTTCAAAGAATaaaggtggttttttttttgtttatggccATGGAGGAACTAGAAAGACTTATCTCTGGAAGACTATTATATGCCAATTGCGCTCAGAAGGTAAAATTGTCATTGTAATTGCTTCATCTGGCATTGCTGCATTATTGTTGCCTGGAGGGAGAACAGCTTATTCAAGATTTCAAATACCAATAAATGTAACAGACAACTCAAGTAGCGGTATTAAACAAGGTTCACAAATTGCAGAACTTATGTCAAAAGCAAGTCTTATAGTTTGGGATGAAGCTCCTATGGCACACCGAAATTGTTTTGAAGCTGTTGACCGGTCATTAAGGGATATATTGTGTTTTTCGAACTCAAACAGTGCAGAGACACCTTTTGGAGGAAAAACTATTGTTCTTGGCGGTGATTTTAGACAAATATTACCAATGATATCTAAAGGATGA